One segment of Babesia bigemina genome assembly Bbig001, chromosome : II DNA contains the following:
- a CDS encoding Probable pre-mRNA-splicing factor ATP-dependent RNA helicase, with translation MVLDGLSELQSLSASSKVAQILKNHLDLDNSDLVEFIIHLAKKAKSAADFNRLLDENEAEMPTALGEQLFNVVRTLDPPKKNKETWDDIIAAENDERLNFPALSMRNSDIKNDSRHKIEVKKEGELSDWAKELLKQETGQAYEDDRERDSRRNRDVQRDRERDGRIRGENVRVKDDRGSRNDYKEGYRRDSYRSRADDRDRRYRSHERRSRSSSGERTPTIDIKGQVFLGRVNRIMEYGAFVSFRTKTGRHVGLLHVSEILPGKRRLLDVREVLKENMEVYVKVVAVNGDKVNLSMKTVDQHTGKEDSSRTTSSISEDTQIRRVHTTMMGESTNAPLNSYAHGVEGRKRRMVTDLEKWEQQQLINSGVLTKGERMGMNLNADRDAIEEEEEVEIEINEACPTFLKGQTRRSGIELSPIKIVSNPEGSLARAITTSSTIARERRDAERAQEDRHIIEARRDDATAEGLNLRQGGSSTAQFMMELQKANSMHKREHAPGDRGQQKQTTLVSIKDQRESLPIFSFREDLLQAVRENDVLVVVGETGSGKSTQIPQYLAESGYNCGQNGSVRVIGCTQPRRVAAISVAKRVAEEVGCRLGQEVGYCIRFEDCTTKDTMIKFMTDGMLLREVLQDPMLERYSCIMLDEAHERTIATDVLFALLKECCANRNDFKLIVTSATLEAEKFSAYFNDSSIFSIPGRMFPVEILHTKEQESDYVEASLITVLNIHLNEPAGDILLFLTGQEEIDVACRTLHERMKRLESMSPPPLIILPVYAALPGEMQSAIFEPTPPGCRKCVIATNIAEASLTIDGIFYVIDPGFAKVKRYNPRTGMESLVVVPISQASAKQRSGRAGRTGPGKCYRLYTEDSYRSEMLPTAIPEIQRTNLANVVILLKAMGINDFLNFDFMDKPPVETLIDALDNLYHLGALDDEGLLTRLGRKMAEFPMDPNMAKMLLTSIDMGCSDEIITIVSMLSIQNIFYRPQDKQAQADRAKSRFTQAEGDHLTLLEVYNQWRRNKFSSLWCHENFLQSRALLRAQEVRKQLISIMDRYNFKVTSCGNDPEKVAKSVCAGFFHHSARRDPQEGYRTILDQQNVFIHPSSALYNRSPEYVVYHELVMTTKEYMRDLTTVKAQWLLELAPSMFKKCEGVSKAKMGQKIEPLHNKFEEKDAWRLSKRRG, from the exons ATGGTTCTTGACGGGCTATCGGAGCTGCAAAGCCTCAGTGCATCATCGAAGGTTGCACAAATTCTCAAAAATCACCTCGATCTCGACAATTCG GACCTTGTGGAGTTCATTATTCACCTAGCTAAGAAGGCAAAGAGTGCCGCCGATTTCAACCGACTGCTTGATGAAAATGAAGCTGAGATGCCGACTGCCCTCGGAGAACAACTTTTTAACGTCGTGAGAACTCTGGACCCTCCCAAGAAGAATAAAG AAACGTGGGACGACATAATAGCCGCGGAAAATGACGAACGACTTAACTTCCCTGCACTCTCCATGAGGAACAGCGACATCAAAAATGACAGCAGGCACAAAATTGAAGTCAAGAAAGAG GGGGAACTGTCAGACTGGGCCAAAGAACTGTTGAAGCAGGAGACAGGTCAAGCATATGAGGACGACAGGGAGAGAGACAGTCGAAGAAATCGGGATGTACAGCGTGATAGGGAAAGGGATGGTCGCATAAGAGGCGAAAATGTACGTGTGAAGGATGACAGGGGTTCCCGTAATGACTATAAGGAAGGCTATAGAAGGGATAGCTACCGTTCACGAGCTGATGACAGAGATCGGCGATATCGCAGCCATGAGAGGAGAAGCAGGAGTAGCAGCGGGGAGCGCACGCCTACAATAGACATTAAAGGCCAAGTATTTCTTGGCAGGGTAAATAGGATCATGGAATATGGTGCATTTGTTTCGTTTCGTACCAAAACTGGGAGGCATGTTGGCCTCCTACACGTATCTGAAATACTTCCGGGTAAACGCCGACTTCTGGACGTAAGAGAGGTTTTAAAAGAAAATATGGAAGTGTATGTCAAGGTCGTTGCGGTCAACGGTGACAAAGTGAATCTGTCAATGAAAACCGTGGACCAGCATACCGGTAAAGAGGATTCCAGCCGAACGACATCTTCTATAAGTGAGGACACTCAAATCAGGCGTGTTCACACGACTATGATGGGAGAATCAACCAATGCCCCTTTGAACAGTTATGCGCACGGCGTTGAGGGCAGAAAGCGGCGTATGGTCACCGATCTTGAGAAATGGGAACAACAACAGTTAATTAACAGCGGCGTTCTAACGAAAGGAGAACGCATGGGCATGAATTTAAATGCAGATCGCGATGCCAtagaggaggaggaagaagtTGAAATTGAAATTAATGAAGCGTGTCCCACCTTCCTCAAAGGTCAAACGAGACGTTCAG GCATCGAACTCTCTCCAATTAAAATTGTATCAAACCCAGAAGGCTCGCTTGCCAGGGCTATAACCACAAGCTCGACAATCGCAAGAGAACGAAGGGATGCTGAAAGAGCGCAGGAGGACCGTCACATTATAGAAGCCCGTCGCGACGATGCAACTGCAGAAGGTTTAAACTTGCGCCAGGGGGGTAGTAGCACCGCACAGTTCATGATGGAATTGCAAAAGGCCAATAGTATGCATAAGAGGGAACACGCTCCGGGTGATAGAGGCCAACAAAAACAAACAACTCTGGTGTCAATTAAGGATCAAAGAGAGTCGCTACCAATTTTTAGTTTTAGGGAAGATCTATTGCAGGCCGTGCGTGAAAATGACGTCCTCGTCGTAGTGGGTGAAACCGGAAGCGGAAAGAGTACACAGATACCACAATATCTTGCGGAAAGTGGGTACAATTGTGGGCAAAACGGCAGCGTCAGAGTCATCGGGTGTACTCAGCCAAGACGGGTAGCCGCGATCTCTGTGGCAAAGCGCGTAGCTGAGGAAGTTGGTTGCAGGCTGGGTCAAGAGGTCGGATACTGTATTCGGTTTGAGGATTGTACAACGAAGGACACCATGATCAAGTTCATGACTGACGGTATGCTATTGCGAGAGGTGCTTCAGGACCCCATGCTTGAGCGATACTCTTGCATCATGCTTGACGAGGCACATGAACGCACCATAGCTACTGATGTCTTGTTCGCACTGCTCAAG GAATGCTGCGCAAATCGAAATGACTTCAAACTCATCGTCACTTCGGCAACACTGGAAGCAGAAAAGTTTTCTGCGTACTTCAACGACTCTAGCATATTTTCAATACCCGGTAGGATGTTCCCAGTGGAGATTCTGCATACCAAGGAGCAAGAGAGTGACTATGTAGAGGCCTCTTTGATCACTGTGCTGAATATCCATTTAAACGAACCTGCTGGAGACATATTGCTTTTCCTTACAGGGCAGGAAGAGATCGACGTTGCGTGTAGGACACTGCATGAACGTATGAAGAGGCTTGAGTCAATGTCGCCACCACCTTTGATCATTTTGCCTGTATATGCAGCTCTGCCGGGGGAAATGCAAAGCGCAATCTTCGAACCAACGCCCCCTGGTTGCAGGAAGTGTGTCATTGCGACTAATATAGCAGAGGCATCGCTTACCATAGATG GCATATTCTACGTCATCGACCCTGGTTTCGCCAAAGTGAAGAGGTATAACCCCAGAACGGGCATGGAATCTCTGGTGGTCGTGCCCATATCGCAAGCCAGCGCAAAACAGAGATCTGGAAGGGCAGGGAGAACTGGCCCCGGAAAGTGCTACCGACTGTATACGGAGGATTCATACAGGTCAGAAATGCTTCCGACGGCCATTCCAGAAATCCAACGTACAAATCTTGCCAACGTCGTCATCCTACTCAAGGCAATGGGAATCAACGACTTTTTGAATTTTGATTTCATGGATAAACCCCCTGTCGAAACTTTAATCGACGCATTGGACAATCTCTACCACCTAGGTGCCCTAGACGACGAAGGGCTGCTAACAAGACTTGGACGAAAAATGGCCGAGTTTCCCATGGACCCTAACATGGCAAAAATGCTCCTGACGTCAATCGATATGGGGTGTTCGGATGAAATAATCACCATTGTTTCAATGTTGTCCATTCAGAACATCTTTTATCGGCCGCAGGACAAACAGGCGCAAGCGGACAGGGCTAAATCGCGATTCACACAAGCCGAAGGGGACCATCTTACATTATTGGAGGTCTACAACCAGTGGAGGAGAAACAAATTCTCGTCTTTGTGGTGCCACGAAAATTTCCTACAG TCACGTGCGTTGTTGCGGGCACAAGAAGTACGCAAACAACTTATATCAATTATGGACAGATACAATTTCAAGGTGACATCGTGCGGCAACGATCCAGAGAAGGTTGCCAAGTCTGTCTGCGCAGGGTTCTTCCACCACTCGGCCCGCAGGGACCCGCAGGAGGGGTATCGCACCATCCTGGATCAGCAGAACGTTTTTATACACCCATCGTCAGCTCTGTACAACAGATCACCGGAGTACGTTGTGTACCACGAGCTGGTTATGACCACAAAGGAGTACATGCGGGACCTCACAACAGTCAAGGCGCAATGGCTCCTCGAACTGGCGCCATCCATGTTCAAGAAGTGCGAAGGCGTTAGTAAGGCTAAGATGGGCCAAAAAATCGAGCCGTTGCACAACAAGTTCGAGGAGAAGGACGCGTGGAGACTCTCCAAGCGCAGAGGGTAA
- a CDS encoding transcription factor, putative, protein MARKGKCKMQRFILALDMFESDHLDKEDEEDEYEDLNGGKFDFVPRRTHRQRQEGESTIFKLRACISCRLIMSEDQFFERGCGNCAFLQMDGDRRRTLDCTSSNFSGLISIMDPQKSWAARFNNLGDVIPGCYAISVVGELPETIHDDVRR, encoded by the exons ATGGCACGCAAAGGTAAGTGTAAAATGCAACGTTTTATATTGGCGCTAGATATGTTCGAGTCCGATCATTTGGACAAGGAGGACGAAGAGGATGAGTATGAGGACCTGAACGGCGGGAAATTCGATTTCGTACCACG ACGGACCCACCGCCAGCGCCAAGAAGGCGAAAGTACTATATTCAAGCTTCGGGCCTGCATTTCATGCCGCCTGATAATGAGTGAGGACCAG TTTTTTGAGCGTGGTTGCGGGAACTGCGCCTTCCTCCAGATGGATGGGGACCGGAGGCGCACGTTGGATTGCACAAGTTCAAACTTCAGTGGACTCATATCCATTATGGACCCTCAAAAATCGTGGGCTGCGCGTTTCAACAATTTAG GCGATGTGATTCCTGGTTGTTACGCGATTTCGGTAGTCGGTGAGCTACCCGAGACGATACACGACGATGTGAGGAGGTAG
- a CDS encoding phosphatidylinositol 3-and 4-kinase domain containing protein, putative: MKYENHVSRCHLAGLIQDLVPPDPRLHFHKFGLHELVVSLGSLAFLCEDYGSERRNTAADNSALLPCEIADQEGISDPSRQCPVDPRQADIQLRCSLHENGEAISDTVTVCLNRNQLTGYHDVYPGIDAPRYHRVKHRNTYSRGSKSPIFGKHSAYCCSLRRYAGKSCEFRLRRHLKCLVAASVMEGSSTEECWYAELTKLMSGFKFGRKCDNEEFAKPAVKSLFRRHRQRRRKWHARQHDRIKVPIIVHIDTFLRFQTPNWRYKQCSNLVLRSEIFMAGLLFAKSQLDITPRNSSVNGYVDMFYARESPLTEQNEVCNIHSCCCSPAQRRVCASHLTRICEDLKRIISFIYRNNSLINMSHMGPYRYLMYFYLQVLAFSGSIAIERCAEGIPRAILTVGVVQVDKFVSANRCTAFSTLHMMLHSGGKRTQLSHAPGWLSDRYSSDRTLSPGCANMSKLERLFATDDQRYRNRVWRRRVGSIYLGQGCEENTIRRIVRMTHIIDNAPVCGMPTVLGFIQAPAFYRDQYMICPMMAETLSINSRMFVPGGGLSFFPEPPDISFLKCLLSTPLYSVSSAPGTLDTFDVTGSRGRIGYRKINELVWRYQRLMSLSGSALSTFLRFVDWSSPTECYAAIRAMYAWQEPCLGTLLELVSRDFAPPHVPKEVQEYACDLLIRKYTTKKLVRFLPQLVVAPGSRRVIHHLIEACRTDHEIAIRMYWALESWDKPITRPSHEMTHFLGVIQAGGESQGVFHAIKSQRLLRQRLNFLMQQLKSTSHGHTGRSATLAGALQSEDVRELFHGLGTCMGSDANVRFNVQLPLFSNPSFWIRSIDTGRCSVVKTSHDPLLLAFYVSDIAAAQQGLDSASSLAEHTGTKISSQREGHLHMRYVMFKNSDDLRLDQLCQQIVKVADVLLRRHGVESYIKSYEVTPTSSRDGFVEFLMETKSLSAVMADHGSVEAYVLGDNPSLVDALTKRLNFVGSLASYSALTYLLGIGDRHNDNLIVSRSGHVVHVDYGYVLGSDPKPFSAPPFKLSPELLEFLGGHNSYFYHRFKERFYLVFTILRRHAKLIIMLLYILVDSNLKNVNLSAMVEMESKFMLTEHRDYDLRQHVNSLVETSASAWTATLSEKWHKFAMRWT; this comes from the coding sequence atgaAATACGAAAACCATGTGTCCAGATGCCATTTGGCTGGTTTGATACAGGATTTGGTTCCTCCAGACCCCAGGCTGCATTTCCACAAATTTGGCTTGCACGAATTAGTAGTTTCGCTAGGTTCCTTGGCCTTTTTATGTGAAGACTATGGGAGTGAGAGGCGTAATACTGCGGCCGACAACTCGGCCCTGCTGCCATGTGAGATTGCAGACCAGGAGGGGATATCAGACCCTAGTCGCCAGTGTCCTGTGGACCCACGCCAGGCCGACATACAGCTCCGGTGTTCCCTACACGAAAATGGTGAAGCTATATCGGATACAGTGACTGTGTGTCTCAATCGTAACCAGCTTACAGGCTATCACGACGTATATCCCGGTATTGATGCACCGAGGTACCATCGAGTGAAGCACCGCAATACGTACAGCAGAGGTTCAAAATCGCCAATCTTTGGAAAACACAGCGCTTATTGCTGTTCACTCCGACGTTACGCAGGTAAGAGTTGCGAATTCAGGCTGCGGAGGCATTTAAAATGCCTCGTCGCAGCCTCCGTTATGGAGGGATCTTCGACCGAAGAGTGTTGGTATGCCGAGTTGACAAAGTTGATGTCTGGTTTTAAGTTTGGAAGAAAGTGTGATAATGAGGAATTTGCCAAACCAGCAGTTAAAAGCCTATTTCGGCGTCATCGACAGCGGCGCCGCAAGTGGCATGCACGACAACATGACCGAATAAAGGTTCCAATTATTGTCCATATAGACACATTTCTACGATTCCAGACTCCTAATTGGCGGTACAAACAGTGCTCAAATCTCGTCCTGCGAAGCGAGATTTTTATGGCTGGTCTGCTATTCGCGAAGTCGCAATTGGACATAACGCCAAGAAACAGTTCCGTGAACGGTTACGTAGACATGTTTTATGCTCGCGAATCCCCACTGACGGAGCAAAATGAAGTTTGTAACATCCAttcttgctgctgcagccccGCCCAACGTCGCGTTTGCGCATCCCACCTCACCAGGATATGCGAGGATTTAAAACGCATCATTTCCTTCATTTACCGCAACAACTCTCTCATAAATATGTCTCACATGGGACCATATCGCTATCTTATGTACTTTTACTTGCAGGTTCTTGCCTTTTCGGGGAGCATTGCCATTGAGCGCTGTGCAGAAGGGATTCCGAGAGCCATATTGACAGTGGGTGTAGTTCAAGTGGATAAATTTGTATCAGCCAACCGGTGTACCGCCTTTTCTACTCTTCATATGATGCTACATTCGGGGGGCAAGCGTACACAGTTATCGCATGCGCCCGGTTGGCTGTCCGATCGTTACAGTAGTGACCGAACGCTCTCTCCAGGTTGTGCCAACATGTCGAAGTTGGAACGTTTATTTGCTACAGATGACCAGCGCTATAGGAATCGTGTTTGGCGTCGTCGCGTGGGAAGTATCTACCTTGGCCAGGGATGCGAAGAAAATACAATACGAAGGATAGTTCGTATGACGCATATTATTGACAATGCCCCCGTATGTGGAATGCCTACAGTTCTGGGATTCATCCAAGCCCCAGCTTTTTACAGGGACCAATATATGATTTGCCCCATGATGGCCGAAACTTTGAGTATTAACAGCAGGATGTTCGTCCCTGGTGGCGGGCTTTCCTTCTTTCCGGAGCCACCAGATATATCGTTTCTGAAATGCTTGTTATCCACGCCCCTATACAGTGTAAGTAGTGCCCCAGGAACATTGGACACTTTTGATGTGACTGGATCGCGTGGTCGCATCGGTTACCGGAAGATAAACGAGTTGGTGTGGCGGTACCAGCGGCTCATGTCCTTGTCAGGAAGTGCGTTGAGCACCTTCCTCCGTTTTGTTGACTGGAGCTCGCCAACAGAGTGTTATGCCGCGATACGAGCTATGTATGCGTGGCAAGAACCTTGTTTAGGCACGCTTCTGGAGCTTGTTTCACGCGACTTTGCCCCGCCTCATGTGCCTAAAGAGGTGCAGGAGTACGCATGTGATCTGTTGATTAGGAAGTATACGACGAAAAAGTTGGTTCGGTTCTTACCTCAGCTGGTCGTTGCCCCAGGATCGCGCAGGGTTATTCACCACTTGATAGAAGCATGTCGCACTGACCACGAAATAGCTATCAGGATGTATTGGGCGCTGGAGAGCTGGGATAAGCCAATTACACGCCCATCGCATGAGATGACCCATTTTCTCGGCGTGATTCAGGCAGGTGGTGAAAGTCAAGGCGTATTTCACGCTATAAAGTCTCAGCGCCTGTTGCGACAGCGCTTAAATTTTCTCATGCAACAGTTGAAATCGACTTCGCATGGTCACACTGGGAGAAGCGCCACCTTGGCTGGAGCGCTTCAAAGCGAAGACGTGCGTGAGCTTTTCCACGGCTTGGGAACTTGCATGGGATCTGATGCGAACGTTAGGTTCAATGTACAGCTACCTTTATTCAGCAACCCATCATTTTGGATACGATCCATTGACACAGGTCGCTGCAGCGTCGTCAAAACGAGTCACGACCCCCTTCTTTTGGCGTTCTACGTGTCCGATATTGCAGCTGCTCAGCAAGGACTGGATAGCGCTAGTTCCTTAGCAGAGCACACGGGAACAAAAATTTCTTCACAAAGGGAGGGACACTTGCATATGAGATACGTGATGTTCAAAAACAGTGATGACCTTCGTTTGGATCAATTGTGCCAACAGATCGTCAAGGTCGCGGACGTTCTCCTGAGGCGTCATGGCGTGGAGTCGTATATAAAAAGCTATGAGGTAACCCCGACGAGTTCCAGGGACGGTTTCGTGGAGTTTTTGATGGAAACGAAGTCGCTTTCTGCTGTTATGGCTGATCACGGCAGCGTCGAAGCGTATGTTTTAGGTGATAACCCGTCACTTGTAGacgcgctgaccaaacGCCTGAACTTCGTCGGCAGTCTGGCCTCTTACAGCGCGTTGACGTACCTTTTGGGAATCGGGGATCGCCACAACGACAATCTGATAGTGAGCCGCAGCGGTCACGTGGTACATGTAGACTACGGGTATGTGTTGGGGTCAGACCCGAAACCGTTTTCTGCCCCTCCCTTTAAATTATCGCCTGAGTTGTTAGAATTTCTGGGAGGGCACAATTCTTACTTCTACCACCGTTTCAAGGAACGATTCTATCTTGTGTTCACGATATTGCGCCGCCATGCAAAGTTGATTATCATGCTGTTATACATATTGGTCGATAGCAATTTGAAAAACGTGAATCTTAGTGCAATGGTCGAGATGGAATCTAAGTTCATGCTTACAGAACATCGAGACTATGACTTGCGCCAGCACGTTAATTCTCTGGTTGAGACTTCTGCCTCGGCTTGGACCGCCACATTGTCTGAGAAGTGGCATAAGTttgcgatgagatggactTGA
- a CDS encoding thiolase, N-terminal and C-terminal domain containing protein, putative: protein MSYIIGLARTPFSPVLGALVEESSIALGATALNGALSRSLTSRNRIDRLVLSQVFSAGAGSSPARQISINTGLPSSTRCFQTSQLCTSGLKAISIAKDALDLRKSQLTSVVGAESTSQAPFLLTKARAGGYGVGDDVLVDSVTSDGFTKMGIDVDSFTKNARISKLEMVQYAAESFRRAAACYSDGIMQIEIAPVIVKNKRSAAREGEAWISHPHTKLVEDTLPRHFVPKHASASTIKTKSTMADGACSLLLCDDGFLRESGATPFARILDCCELSTDSDRFPDALTDVIRECSRRVNSRIDIYDINDQYAFLPIYVAKALNIDHSRINVHGSTIAIGHPMGRCATGIRQIISLVTALRSQGLQYGCAAGANAVGDAIAVILEVP, encoded by the exons ATGTCTTACATAATAGGGTTGGCTCGCACCCCTTTCTCGCCCGTTTTGGGAGCACTGGTGGAGGAATCCAGTATCGCGCTAG GAGCAACAGCACTTAATGGGGCGTTAAGCCGCAGTCTTACGTCGCGCAATCGCATAGACCGTCTTGTGTTGAGCCAAGTTTTTTCCGCCGGTGCAGGGTCGTCACCAGCAAGACAGATTTCAATCAATACGG GGCTGCCCAGCTCCACTCGATGTTTCCAAACAAGCCAGCTATGCACAAGCGGCCTGAAAGCCATCAGTATTGCAAAAGACGCGCTGGATCTCCGCAAGTCACAACTAACGTCCGTAGTGGGAGCAGAAAGCACCTCACAAGCGCCTTTCCTTCTCAC GAAGGCTAGAGCAGGTGGGTACGGGGTCGGAGACGACGTACTGGTGGACTCCGTAACATCTGACGGGTTCACGAAAATGGGCATCGACGTGGATAGCTTCACGAAAAACGCACGTATATCGAAATTGGAAATGGTGCAATACGCCGCCGAATCCTTCaggcgtgcagcagcgtgctACAGCGATGGGATAATGCAAATCGAAATCGCTCCTGTAATAGTGAAAAACA AGCGATCGGCGGCGCGTGAGGGCGAAGCGTGGATATCACACCCGCATACGAAACTGGTCGAAGATACTTTGCCCAGACATTTTGTACCCAAGCATGCGTCTGCTTCCACAATCAAAACAAAGAGTACCATGGCAGATGGGGCTTGCTCTTTGCtactgtgcgacgacggatTCCTTCGAGAAAGCGGAGCGACCCCCTTCGCACGCATCCTGGATTGCTGCGAGCTGAGCACGGATTCAGACAGGTTCCCCGATGCCTTAACTGATGTTATCAGGGAGTGTAGTCGTCGAGTGAACTCACGAATTGATATTTACGACATCAACGACCAGTACGCATTCCTGCCAATATATGTTGCCAAGGCCCTAAATATCGACCATTCTCGCATCAACGTTCACGGAAGCACCATCGCGATAGGGCACCCCATGGGTAGGT GTGCAACAGGAATACGTCAGATTATCTCACTCGTAACAGCACTGCGTTCGCAAGGGTTGCAATACGGATGTGCTGCCGGAGCGAATGCGGTGGGAGATGCTATAGCCGTGATACTGGAAGTGCCTTAA